DNA from Deinococcus cellulosilyticus NBRC 106333 = KACC 11606:
TTGGGTGGTCTTCACAGGAATGCAGGTACGTCAGGATGGTCCTGCGGGGTGCACTGGGACGCAGACCGCACGCTTGCAAGGTTCTGGCGATCTGGGAGGGGTCTTCCATAAACCCTGATTTTAACAGACGCTGGTCCTGCAGAGTGCAAGGTGTTCTACAGCACACCAGGGAAAAGGTCAAATCCAAATCAGTGAAGTTCTGGATGCAAAGACCCTGACCCTGGACTTGCTGTCAAAACTGGTCCATGATCCGTGAGGCAAAATGGGTTCATTTGATGTTGGTTTTTGTGAAGAGCAATTTCAGTCAAACACATGCTCTTGAGGGTGACCGGCATTCAGGATAGACCGACCAACAATTGCAAATAAGGACCGGAAAAATCAGCTGGATGTCCCTTTTCAACTTTTTGCCAGAAGAACACATCAAAGCTGAAGCAAAACTGAGTGATTTGCAGTGCACAATGGGTTCGGGCCGCCACCTTTGCTGTTACAGTGAAAAATGCACTTGCATCTGGTGCACTTGCATAGACTGAATTTGCCTGTTTCTCTTCCAGAGCGATACTTTTTTGAATTTCCAGCACATTTCTCAGCTTCACTACAGGTGATGTGTGAGATTTTTTACATTTATGATCCTCTACATCAAGTCCAGCAGAAGCAATCACCTTCTCAAACTCAACATCGAACCTGTGATATTGTTGATTTCCCATTTTGTTCCTGTTATTCTACACATCATGAAACTCCAGAAACTCAGTGAAGCCGTATCCGGACTCAATAATCCCCAGCGCAGTGATCAGTTTGTTCGTGCTTTCCGCAATGCAGTTCGTGACGAAGTCTTTGATGCTGCAGAAATTGAGGGCCGTTTTGAACTGCCCAAAGAGTACAGCCGCCGCAACAGCAACGAAACCTACAAGAGACAGGCCAAGGAAATGATTTTCGAAGTGACCCCCACTTACCAGAAGTGGTATGAGGAAGTCACCCTGGACCTCAACACCAGCAAGCGCCAGAAACGGGTCAAACCCACCCTTGAAGCCTATTCCAGTGGGGCTCTGGACTTCAGGGCTGCTGCTGCAGCAACCCGCGAGAAAATGAAAGCCAGCGAGCAAAAGGGCAAGAAACTCGGGTCCAGCCGCAAGAAGAAATAAAAACAACAAACCAAAAACAAACCTCCTTCCACCACGGCGAGGAGGTTTGTTTTTTGGTTTGCTGCAGAGCTGCCTCAATTCCATGCCAGTCGGTTGTGTTCGGTTCAAAACAATCATGTCTGTTCCCGACTGCACATCACCACAAACCTGGAAGATCTGGCAGAATGCACTTGCCAGATCTTCTTGATGCACCTGGAAGATTACAGGGTCACAGGTTCTTTTGCAGCAGGTGCCACATTGATGTTGCGAGAGAAAACATTCTCGGGATCATACTGGGCTTTCAGGTGGGAGAGGCGAGCCAGGGTGCTCTGACTGAACACGTCCTGCACACTGTGGGTGTCACGGCTTCCTGCGAAACTGCCGTACAGGCCTTCAGTGAAAGGGGTCAGTGCAGACCACATGCGTTCGGTTTCGGCCCAGAGCATGGGGAGGTGGTCTTTGCTGGGGCTCATGTTGGACACCATGATCAGGTACCCTTTGTCACGGTGAGAGAACGCAGCACTGCTGGAAGGAATCTGGGCCATCTTGCCCCCCAGAACACGCAGGCTCACAAACTGGGTGGGGGCCATCTGCCGGATGCACTGGTCGACCAGAACAGGCACAAAGTCCTGATGCATCTCCTTGATGAATCCAGAGCGCACGGTGTGGAAGTTTCCTGCAGCTTCACCTTCAGCCATCAGGGTGAAGAGGGCAGGGTAAGGCATCACACCTGAGAGGTCTGCCACAGGGTTGCCCAGTTCACGGAAGGGCTTGAAAACCTGTTCACCGATCTGAACATCTCCGCTGTAGCAACCCACGATGCCCACCACAGGTTTGCCCACCGCTTCAGCAGGCACAAAAGGAGCAGGAGGAGCGGCAATCAGCAGGGCCTGGCAGGTGAGTTCGGCAGGAGCAAGGAAAGCCAGCCTGGAAAATTCACTGAGCACCCTCTCGGCTTCCAGACCACTGTAGAACACGATTCCAGCGTAGATCATGCCGCCTTCGTGGGCCTGGTATTCCAGTCGGGTGATGATCCCAAAGTTGCTGCCAGCACCCTTGAGGCCCCAGAACAGCTCGCTGTTCTCGGTTGCAGAGGCGCGAACCCGTTCACCCCTCGCGGTGACCAGTTCCACGGCGATCAGGCGATCCACATTCAGGCCGTGTTTGCGCACCATCCAGCCAATGCCACCCCCCTGG
Protein-coding regions in this window:
- a CDS encoding FAD-binding oxidoreductase gives rise to the protein MTTLNTLTPDAIAYLISHFEGEVLLPHTEEFATITRIWNAAEQAEPAIVVRPLSSESVALALRFALAQGLPVAVRTGGHSPAGFGSIRGGLVVDTSSLRHFEVDVETSRVTLGAGWKWGEVAQQLHPYNLAITAGDAGSVGVAGLAQGGGIGWMVRKHGLNVDRLIAVELVTARGERVRASATENSELFWGLKGAGSNFGIITRLEYQAHEGGMIYAGIVFYSGLEAERVLSEFSRLAFLAPAELTCQALLIAAPPAPFVPAEAVGKPVVGIVGCYSGDVQIGEQVFKPFRELGNPVADLSGVMPYPALFTLMAEGEAAGNFHTVRSGFIKEMHQDFVPVLVDQCIRQMAPTQFVSLRVLGGKMAQIPSSSAAFSHRDKGYLIMVSNMSPSKDHLPMLWAETERMWSALTPFTEGLYGSFAGSRDTHSVQDVFSQSTLARLSHLKAQYDPENVFSRNINVAPAAKEPVTL